A window of the Gemmatimonadales bacterium genome harbors these coding sequences:
- a CDS encoding nucleotidyltransferase domain-containing protein yields MSDATAPNADVLRDDPLLREVVRRLVAVFEPERVFLFGSRARGPGGADSDYDLMVIVPDDAAPERRRSGRAYEALWGLRMSTDVLVWTRSAFEQRLHLAASLPTTIVREGTLLHAA; encoded by the coding sequence ATGAGTGACGCCACAGCGCCGAATGCCGACGTGCTGCGAGACGATCCGCTGCTGAGGGAGGTCGTGCGCCGCCTCGTGGCCGTGTTCGAGCCCGAGCGCGTGTTCCTCTTCGGTTCGCGGGCTCGCGGCCCCGGCGGGGCGGACAGCGACTACGACCTCATGGTGATCGTTCCGGACGATGCAGCGCCGGAGCGGCGCCGGAGCGGCCGCGCCTACGAGGCCCTGTGGGGGTTGCGGATGTCGACCGATGTGCTCGTGTGGACCCGCTCCGCCTTCGAGCAGCGGCTGCACCTCGCCGCGTCGCTTCCAACCACGATCGTCCGGGAAGGCACGCTGCTGCATGCCGCCTGA
- a CDS encoding nucleotidyltransferase domain-containing protein translates to MAPVVDERVERFRREVLPKLAAAYRPARVLVFGSRARGDALRDSDLDVLIVSTRFADTPWLDRPVRVAEDCDLRFGVELLCYTPEEYERKREELGIVRTASAEGLDLLAP, encoded by the coding sequence GTGGCTCCGGTCGTTGACGAGAGAGTAGAGCGGTTCCGCCGCGAGGTGCTGCCGAAGCTGGCCGCGGCCTACCGGCCGGCCCGCGTGTTGGTCTTCGGATCGCGGGCGCGCGGCGACGCCCTGCGCGACAGCGACCTCGACGTGCTGATCGTCTCGACGCGGTTCGCCGACACGCCGTGGCTTGATCGGCCGGTGCGGGTGGCGGAGGACTGCGACCTGCGCTTCGGAGTCGAGCTGCTGTGCTATACACCCGAGGAGTACGAGCGGAAGCGAGAGGAGCTGGGCATCGTTCGCACAGCGAGCGCCGAGGGGCTGGACCTGCTGGCGCCCTGA
- a CDS encoding HEPN domain-containing protein → MCRRPILRAAMRIEAERLIKQAERDLANARKNIDIGAFEVAAFLAEQAVEKHLKACWMIVRREAAPRTHSLTELGDALGVPAGDRKHLVYLNPDYTTARYPDAANGVPYEVYDRPTAEAKVVAAEEAFRWLRSLTRE, encoded by the coding sequence GTGTGCCGACGCCCCATCTTGCGCGCCGCGATGCGCATCGAGGCCGAGCGACTGATCAAGCAGGCGGAACGCGACCTGGCGAACGCGCGCAAGAACATCGACATCGGCGCGTTCGAGGTCGCGGCGTTCCTGGCCGAGCAGGCGGTGGAGAAGCACCTCAAGGCGTGCTGGATGATCGTGCGCCGGGAGGCGGCGCCGCGCACGCACTCGCTGACCGAGCTGGGCGACGCGCTGGGCGTGCCGGCCGGCGATCGCAAGCACCTGGTGTACCTCAACCCGGACTACACCACGGCCCGCTACCCGGACGCGGCCAATGGCGTGCCGTACGAGGTGTATGATCGGCCGACGGCAGAGGCGAAGGTCGTGGCCGCCGAGGAGGCGTTCCGGTGGCTCCGGTCGTTGACGAGAGAGTAG